The bacterium BMS3Abin08 genome contains a region encoding:
- the hndC_1 gene encoding NADP-reducing hydrogenase subunit HndC, with the protein MERENITIKVCMGTGGLAAGGEAVMTAFEENLKSAQLDASVSRHCSMHKVGCRGFCARDVLVDIIAGTDKTTYEYIKPDMVPRIVEEHLVGGTPVKEWAVKDAYHTFHEKQVKVVLADCGEVDPEDIDSYIARDGYTAVRKVLTSMDPEQVINTLEASGLRGRGGAGFPTGLKWDFARKAPGTEKYIICNADEGDPGAFMDRSVIEGNPHSVIEGMIIAAYSIGASKGYVYIRAEYPLAVERLRKALSDARGRGFIGEGILKTDFSFDIKIKLGAGAFVCGEETALIASIEGQRGMPRAKPPFPARKGLWGKPTVINNVETLANISCIIRNGALWFARFGTDKSKGTKVFALTGKVNNTGLIEVPMGISLKEIIYDIGGGIENGRVLKAVQTGGPSGGCIPADMIDISVDYESLAKVGSIVGSGGMVVMDEMDCMVNIATYFLEFTQSESCGKCVPCRIGTKRLLEILTRITEGRGRPGDIELLETLSRDVKTASLCGLGQTAPNPVLSTIRYFREEYEAHIHEKRCPAGVCKHLLTYSILEEFCKGCTMCARVCPAGAILGEKKQPHRIVQEICIKCGACFETCKFKAIKKG; encoded by the coding sequence ACTGCTCGATGCACAAGGTCGGCTGCCGGGGGTTCTGTGCCAGGGATGTCCTCGTTGACATAATCGCCGGCACTGATAAGACGACCTACGAATATATAAAGCCCGACATGGTTCCCCGGATTGTTGAGGAACATCTCGTTGGCGGCACCCCAGTAAAGGAGTGGGCCGTTAAGGACGCATACCATACGTTCCATGAAAAGCAGGTAAAGGTGGTACTCGCCGACTGTGGGGAGGTTGATCCCGAGGATATAGACTCCTATATTGCACGGGATGGTTATACGGCGGTTCGCAAGGTCCTTACCTCTATGGATCCGGAACAGGTGATCAACACCCTTGAGGCCTCGGGTTTGAGGGGAAGGGGCGGAGCCGGTTTCCCAACGGGTCTTAAGTGGGATTTTGCAAGAAAGGCCCCGGGAACGGAAAAGTACATCATCTGTAATGCCGATGAAGGAGACCCCGGCGCCTTCATGGACAGGTCGGTCATAGAGGGTAATCCCCATTCCGTTATTGAAGGGATGATCATCGCCGCCTATTCCATCGGGGCCTCAAAAGGATACGTATATATCAGGGCTGAGTATCCCCTTGCAGTTGAGCGTCTCAGAAAGGCCCTGTCAGATGCCCGTGGAAGGGGATTCATAGGGGAAGGGATACTGAAAACAGATTTCTCTTTTGATATAAAGATCAAGCTTGGCGCCGGTGCATTTGTTTGCGGAGAGGAGACCGCCCTGATAGCCTCTATTGAAGGCCAGAGGGGGATGCCCCGGGCAAAGCCCCCCTTTCCCGCGCGGAAGGGACTCTGGGGTAAACCGACAGTGATCAATAATGTGGAAACCCTCGCCAATATCTCCTGCATCATTCGTAACGGAGCGCTATGGTTTGCCCGTTTCGGTACAGACAAGAGCAAGGGCACCAAGGTCTTTGCCCTCACCGGGAAGGTAAACAACACCGGGCTCATCGAGGTCCCGATGGGCATATCCCTGAAAGAGATTATATACGATATAGGGGGGGGAATCGAAAACGGCAGGGTACTGAAGGCGGTCCAGACAGGGGGCCCCTCAGGAGGCTGTATCCCTGCGGACATGATCGATATCTCCGTTGATTATGAGTCACTTGCAAAGGTGGGCTCAATCGTGGGCTCAGGCGGCATGGTAGTGATGGATGAAATGGACTGCATGGTGAATATCGCAACGTACTTTCTCGAATTCACCCAGTCCGAGTCCTGCGGTAAGTGCGTTCCCTGCCGTATCGGAACCAAGAGGCTCCTGGAGATCCTCACAAGGATCACTGAAGGAAGGGGCAGGCCCGGAGATATCGAACTCCTTGAAACACTGAGTAGAGACGTAAAAACCGCCTCCCTCTGCGGTCTTGGACAGACCGCACCAAACCCCGTGCTGAGCACCATCAGGTATTTCAGGGAGGAGTATGAAGCACACATCCATGAGAAGCGTTGCCCGGCAGGTGTCTGTAAACATCTCCTCACTTACAGCATCCTTGAGGAGTTTTGTAAAGGCTGCACCATGTGTGCCCGGGTCTGTCCGGCAGGGGCCATACTGGGAGAAAAGAAACAGCCACACAGGATCGTTCAGGAAATCTGCATAAAGTGCGGCGCATGTTTCGAAACCTGTAAATTCAAGGCAATAAAGAAGGGGTAA
- a CDS encoding putative formate dehydrogenase produces MTVTITIDGKYLEVKEGSTILQAARDNDLYIPTLCEDPRLEPYGGCRLCLVQITGMPKPVTACTTPVSEGMEIITGNEHIEGIRKTIVELLLSDHPNDCMVCDKAGDCTLQELAYFYNLRENRFLGARRRYPMRDANPFIERDMEKCILCGKCVRVCNEVQGVGAIEIAYRGFNAKVCPPFEKDLNCEFCGQCVSVCPTGALMGKLSLGKGRQKDIKKVDTICPYCGCGCNLTLHVARNKVIRVSSPDEGLNEGWLCVKGRFAFNFIDSPDRLKKPLVKRNGNFEEVTWNEALDYTAERLWNIKVKHGSDAIAGLSSARCTNEENYLFQKLMRAVVGTNNVDHCARY; encoded by the coding sequence ATGACCGTTACGATTACCATAGATGGTAAATACCTTGAGGTGAAAGAGGGTTCAACAATCCTCCAGGCCGCAAGGGATAATGATCTCTACATTCCAACCCTCTGTGAAGATCCCAGACTTGAGCCCTATGGTGGTTGCCGTCTCTGTCTCGTGCAGATAACGGGTATGCCGAAGCCGGTCACTGCCTGCACCACCCCCGTTTCAGAAGGCATGGAGATTATTACCGGTAACGAACATATCGAGGGTATAAGAAAGACGATCGTCGAACTCCTTCTGAGTGACCACCCCAATGACTGCATGGTCTGCGATAAGGCCGGTGACTGCACCCTCCAGGAGCTTGCCTATTTCTACAATCTCAGAGAGAACCGCTTCCTGGGGGCACGGAGACGGTACCCGATGAGAGATGCAAACCCCTTTATTGAACGTGATATGGAAAAGTGTATCCTCTGCGGAAAGTGTGTCCGTGTCTGCAACGAGGTTCAGGGGGTTGGCGCCATAGAGATTGCCTACAGGGGATTTAACGCCAAGGTATGTCCTCCCTTTGAAAAGGACCTCAACTGCGAGTTCTGTGGACAGTGCGTGAGTGTATGCCCCACCGGGGCACTTATGGGGAAACTCTCCCTTGGAAAGGGAAGACAGAAGGATATAAAAAAGGTCGACACCATATGCCCCTACTGCGGATGTGGCTGTAACCTCACTCTCCATGTTGCCAGAAACAAGGTCATCAGGGTTTCTTCTCCTGATGAAGGCCTGAACGAGGGGTGGTTATGCGTTAAGGGCAGGTTTGCTTTTAACTTCATCGACAGCCCGGACAGGCTGAAAAAGCCGCTTGTTAAACGCAATGGGAACTTCGAGGAGGTCACCTGGAATGAGGCACTCGATTACACAGCTGAACGACTTTGGAACATAAAGGTTAAGCACGGCTCCGACGCTATTGCCGGCCTGAGTTCCGCCCGCTGCACCAATGAGGAAAACTATCTGTTTCAGAAGTTGATGAGGGCGGTGGTGGGGACCAATAATGTTGACCACTGCGCCCGCTACTGA
- the fdhF_1 gene encoding formate dehydrogenase H, with the protein MAGLATVFGSGAMTNSIPEIENSDLIFVIGSNTKENHPIIAQKMIKAYRKGARLIIADPRRVPLVRFAHIWMQHRPGTDVALLNSMMHVIVKEDLVDRNFIVFKTEGFEKEFIETIEEYTPEVGEKITGIPKGKIIESARLYATAPRAAIYYTMGITQHSHGTDNVFCIANLAMMTGNLGRESAGVNPLRGQNNVQGATDMGCSPNLYPGYQKVGIASIRERFEALWKTSLSEKEGLAATEMLFAAEAGKLRAMYIMGENPVLSDPEMNHTVRALKGIEFLVVQDIFMTETAALADVVLPAASFAEKDGTFTNTERRVQRVRRAIAPPGDAREDSWIIRELGRRMGYEMKYLDVEEIFKEIGTAWPAMAGISYPRIDSSGLQWPCPTKDHPGTQYLFKGGFPRGRGRFTVVKHRPPAEEPDEAFPLVLTTGRQLFQYHTGTMTRRVAAINTVSPGPYVEINRYDAEELSLEDGTTVEVTSRRGSIKLRALVSERTDKGVVFIPFHFREAAANVLTDCHTLDPLCKIPELKVCAVKITRA; encoded by the coding sequence GTGGCCGGTCTGGCCACTGTCTTTGGTTCCGGTGCCATGACCAACTCCATCCCCGAGATAGAGAATTCTGATCTTATATTCGTTATCGGATCCAATACCAAGGAAAACCATCCTATCATCGCCCAGAAGATGATCAAGGCATATAGAAAGGGTGCAAGGTTGATTATAGCAGACCCCAGGAGGGTCCCCCTTGTAAGGTTCGCCCACATATGGATGCAGCACAGACCGGGAACCGACGTTGCACTCCTTAACAGCATGATGCATGTAATAGTGAAGGAAGACCTCGTTGACAGGAATTTCATTGTATTCAAGACCGAGGGCTTCGAGAAGGAATTTATCGAAACGATCGAGGAATACACCCCGGAGGTCGGCGAAAAAATCACGGGCATTCCCAAAGGGAAGATAATCGAGTCTGCCCGCCTTTATGCAACTGCACCAAGGGCGGCAATCTATTATACCATGGGAATAACCCAGCACAGTCACGGGACAGACAACGTCTTCTGTATAGCAAACCTTGCCATGATGACGGGAAACCTCGGCAGGGAGAGCGCCGGGGTGAACCCCCTGCGGGGTCAGAACAACGTACAGGGCGCAACGGATATGGGCTGCAGCCCCAACCTGTATCCCGGATACCAGAAGGTTGGCATTGCCTCCATCAGAGAACGTTTCGAGGCACTCTGGAAGACATCCCTCTCAGAGAAAGAGGGTCTGGCGGCAACAGAAATGCTCTTTGCTGCAGAGGCAGGAAAGCTCAGGGCCATGTACATCATGGGTGAAAACCCCGTCCTGAGTGACCCTGAAATGAATCACACGGTCAGGGCATTGAAGGGCATTGAATTCCTCGTCGTACAGGATATCTTCATGACAGAGACGGCAGCACTTGCAGATGTGGTGCTTCCCGCCGCCTCTTTTGCCGAAAAGGACGGGACCTTCACCAACACGGAGAGGCGGGTCCAGCGGGTAAGAAGGGCTATAGCCCCTCCCGGTGATGCCCGTGAGGACTCATGGATAATCCGGGAACTCGGCAGGAGAATGGGTTACGAGATGAAGTACCTTGACGTGGAGGAGATATTCAAGGAAATCGGGACGGCCTGGCCCGCAATGGCCGGGATCTCCTATCCAAGAATCGACAGTAGCGGTCTTCAGTGGCCATGTCCGACAAAGGACCATCCCGGCACACAGTACCTCTTCAAGGGAGGCTTCCCCCGGGGAAGGGGCCGTTTTACCGTGGTTAAACACAGGCCACCCGCCGAGGAGCCTGATGAAGCGTTTCCCCTTGTACTAACAACCGGCCGGCAGCTGTTTCAATACCATACCGGGACAATGACACGCCGTGTAGCTGCTATTAATACAGTCTCACCGGGCCCCTATGTCGAAATAAACAGGTACGATGCAGAGGAACTCTCCTTAGAGGATGGAACAACCGTTGAGGTTACCTCAAGGAGGGGTTCAATTAAACTCAGGGCGCTTGTCTCGGAACGCACGGATAAGGGCGTCGTTTTTATACCCTTCCATTTCCGGGAGGCCGCTGCAAATGTTCTCACTGACTGCCATACCCTCGATCCACTCTGTAAAATACCGGAACTGAAGGTCTGTGCCGTAAAAATCACGCGGGCCTGA
- the crp_2 gene encoding cAMP receptor protein yields the protein MVNLSDLKRQILLKALTDEELKIIAERIKPVKYPLGKLIFMEGETTKGIYLIKTGKIEISKNTPDGWKQTLAVLNDDHFFGELSVIEDKKEHGAIATAIENTDLYLIPTDDLRSLEQDHPKIMYKIMKTIAQVASRNVHTMNEKLVKLLISY from the coding sequence ATGGTAAATTTATCCGACCTGAAAAGACAGATTCTGTTAAAGGCCCTCACCGATGAGGAATTGAAGATAATAGCTGAGAGGATAAAACCCGTCAAATACCCCCTGGGTAAACTGATCTTTATGGAAGGAGAAACAACAAAGGGGATATACCTTATCAAGACAGGAAAGATTGAGATATCAAAAAACACCCCGGACGGCTGGAAACAGACACTTGCGGTATTGAATGACGATCACTTCTTTGGAGAACTGTCAGTGATTGAGGATAAAAAGGAGCACGGTGCAATTGCAACGGCTATAGAAAACACCGACCTCTATTTAATCCCGACAGATGATTTAAGGTCACTGGAACAGGACCACCCGAAGATCATGTACAAGATCATGAAGACCATCGCCCAGGTAGCAAGCAGGAATGTCCACACAATGAATGAGAAGCTTGTAAAGTTGCTGATAAGTTATTAG
- the fhs gene encoding formate--tetrahydrofolate ligase, protein MPLDPTKHADWEIAEAAEKNMKTVYQLAEEMELEKDELLPHGHYVAKIDYKSILNRLKDRPDGKYIDVTAITPTPLGEGKSTTTIGLLQGMGRRGKKVTAAIRQPSGGPTMNIKGSAAGGGLSQCIPLTPFSLGLTGDINAIMNAHNLALVALTSRMQHEFNYNDEKLAKRNLKRLNIDPRNVHMGWIIDFCAQALRKIIIGIGGKMDGFMMDSRFDIAVSSEIMAILAVATDLKDFRERMGRIVVADDKQGNPITTADLEVDGAMTAWMVEALNPNLMQSIEGQPVLVHAGPFANIAIGQSSIIADRVALKLGDYHITESGFGADIGFEKFWNLKCRFSGLKPHAAVIVATIRALKCHGGAPIPVPGRPIPEEYNSENVGWVEKGCANLIHHIKTVKRAGINPVVCINAFYSDTKNEIQAVRRAVEEAGARVAVSEHWLKGGEGALELADAVIDACNEENGFKYLYSIDTPLRNRIEQIAEHVYGADGVEYSPEALSKIKAVEADPELSKLGTCMVKTHLSLSDDPSKKGVPQGWKLFVTKLLVYQGAGFVVPVAGAVKLMPGTSSDPAYRRVDVDTETGKVKGLF, encoded by the coding sequence ATGCCACTTGATCCAACCAAACATGCAGACTGGGAAATTGCCGAGGCTGCAGAGAAGAACATGAAAACCGTCTATCAACTGGCCGAAGAGATGGAACTTGAGAAGGACGAACTCCTTCCCCACGGTCACTACGTTGCAAAGATCGACTACAAGAGCATCCTTAACAGGCTCAAGGACAGACCGGATGGAAAGTACATCGATGTAACAGCTATCACACCTACACCGCTTGGAGAAGGAAAATCCACCACCACCATAGGTCTCCTCCAGGGGATGGGTAGAAGAGGGAAGAAGGTAACAGCAGCTATCAGGCAGCCCTCAGGCGGACCGACTATGAACATCAAGGGCTCGGCAGCCGGAGGCGGGCTCTCTCAGTGCATCCCCCTTACCCCGTTCTCTCTCGGATTGACCGGCGACATCAACGCAATCATGAACGCCCATAACCTCGCTCTTGTTGCCCTGACCTCGAGGATGCAGCACGAGTTCAATTATAATGACGAGAAGCTTGCGAAGAGAAACCTTAAACGGTTAAACATTGACCCAAGAAACGTCCATATGGGCTGGATTATCGACTTCTGTGCCCAGGCCCTGAGAAAGATTATTATCGGCATCGGCGGCAAGATGGACGGTTTCATGATGGACTCAAGGTTTGACATAGCCGTTTCTTCGGAAATAATGGCGATCCTTGCCGTTGCCACCGACCTGAAAGACTTCCGTGAGCGGATGGGCAGGATTGTTGTTGCCGATGACAAACAGGGTAACCCCATAACAACAGCCGACCTTGAGGTTGACGGCGCAATGACCGCCTGGATGGTTGAGGCACTCAACCCCAACCTTATGCAGTCCATTGAAGGACAGCCCGTCCTTGTCCATGCCGGCCCCTTTGCAAACATAGCGATCGGCCAGTCCTCGATCATCGCCGACAGAGTGGCTCTTAAGCTTGGTGACTATCACATAACAGAAAGCGGCTTCGGTGCCGACATCGGCTTTGAAAAATTCTGGAACCTCAAGTGCCGCTTTTCAGGACTGAAACCCCACGCAGCCGTCATCGTTGCAACCATAAGGGCACTGAAGTGCCATGGAGGGGCACCCATTCCTGTTCCTGGAAGACCCATTCCCGAGGAGTACAACAGTGAAAATGTAGGGTGGGTGGAGAAGGGATGCGCAAACCTCATCCACCATATAAAAACAGTGAAGAGGGCAGGCATAAATCCCGTTGTCTGTATCAATGCCTTCTATTCAGATACCAAGAACGAGATTCAGGCGGTCAGGAGGGCGGTCGAGGAAGCCGGTGCGAGGGTCGCCGTAAGTGAACACTGGCTGAAAGGCGGTGAAGGCGCTCTGGAACTCGCCGATGCAGTAATAGACGCCTGTAATGAAGAGAACGGATTCAAATATCTCTACTCCATTGATACCCCCTTAAGAAACAGGATAGAGCAGATTGCCGAACACGTCTACGGCGCTGACGGCGTTGAATACTCACCTGAGGCACTTTCAAAAATAAAGGCCGTGGAGGCAGATCCTGAACTCAGCAAACTGGGGACCTGTATGGTCAAGACTCACCTGAGTCTATCAGACGATCCTAGCAAGAAGGGTGTTCCACAAGGTTGGAAACTCTTTGTGACGAAACTCCTTGTCTATCAGGGTGCAGGATTTGTCGTACCCGTCGCCGGTGCTGTCAAGCTCATGCCCGGCACCTCTTCAGATCCGGCCTACAGAAGGGTGGACGTGGATACTGAAACGGGAAAGGTAAAGGGCCTGTTCTAA